ttaattatttttttttgaaaattaaacatAGTTATTTTTAGTCACTAATAGTTAATAATATACTCTGAGTGAATACTTACCCACTATTTTAGAAAACCgcacacttatttttttaacaaaaaatttccCAGAACAGAGTCTcaagttaaaaattaacacctcccaaacaaatttgataagattattatttttatttctttttaaatttggatatcaaatttggaacataaatgaatacaaattttCCATCCAAGTTCAGCACCACACAAGGTATTTCTACCGTAAAAAACttcaaattaactaaaatatttggcTTTATGATTGCGAGAAGAAAAAAGCGAcactaaaataattacaaactaTTTTACACGCAAAGTGTTGCATGCATAATATTGTTATGCATTATTCAAAGACTACAGTGTTAAAATGAATCGTTTTGAATACTTGATAATTAAAGTGTTGTTGAGAGTGAAAGATACATGCTAACCCCTGATCAAGTACTTGTTTTAGTGGAACACTAGCAATTAGATTGAACATGATTACTTTAATTGTACTAACACACTTATCATCATAATTAATCATAATCAATTCATTTCACACTGCACTTTCGGCCAAAACTTTAAAGTCAAGTTTGTACAAAATTGTGAGAGCAACTTTCCAAATGCTTCATGCAATTAAAGAGGACAAAATATTGGAACTTGGGAGGTACATAATAATTACCTTTGCTGGctataataatttcatttagagttttttgttttagaatattttttattttcaaatattttatacttatttcttcaaaaactaaaaagaaaaatgctttacttttttttcatacttAATAGCTTGAAGACCAACAAAATGGAACatcttaaatgtattttattcattttttttttgtacttgaGAAAGCCTTTATATATTACGTTATGTACAAATAAAAGTCTAAAAAGTATTATATGTTATCCATCTTTCTCAATAatctaaatttattatcacCCAGCCACTAATTACTAAGTCTATTTGGAAAATGACGGATAAATAAAGCATAAGTAGTcgtaataaaaatgttatttcattatttaaatattgtgtggtagaatagaaaaaaaatgttcatttaatctttataaaaatgagtggtaataaaaaatgttattttatgcTCCATTGGTCggatgaatttgaatttttcgccgatttgtttttgtgtgatttctCTGTTgtcttcaaaataattttaaaaattaaaaatatattaaaaaaatatttaaagtatcaATCTAGTATATTTTTGATATTCATCCaaagacataaaaaaaactaattaaactGTTAATTTGAACACATGCACGTGTGAAAGGTATCCGATGGCATCATGAAATTCTGCTCTGCAAAGAGGGTTGGATGAGTCCCACCTTACCCTACtaattttcattaatgaaaACAACATGTCATCTTCTACTGACCCAAttcaaaaagattttattatataaattaaagaaacttttcaatttaatatcataatatttttttttctaaaaagaaaCAACTTTGGTGTAAAAAGACCAACCCCATgatttattctaaatttgacaagccttttaaagaaattattggATAGAATTATTTGATAGAAACAACACCAATAACACAATGAAATGTGaaattaatcttatattttcaacattactatacaaattatataaattaagtaaagacttttcAATTTAacatcacaattttttttctaaaaaatataacttactATAACTTAAAAAGATCAACACTGTGATCTATTCCAAATTTGAtgaattttccaaaattatttcttggtaaagaaaatatcaatgatacataaaatcaatttatacaTGGATTGATATcgataaaaatttcaaaaaaagaaaattttatttatttttgacttatttttatttcaattaaatataaggCTCTGATTCACTTCTTTTaggtaaatttaaaatttagaatcacacttaaattttaaattttatccgTATCCGTATGAATCAAAATTCTTTTCACGCAAATCAGAGGAAGAGAATTAAACTATGCTAACATACAGCTACAAAAGAGCAAAGCCACAAACCCTTTAATTTGTTCCTTGTTCTTTCATATTACTCTTGCTTGGGGCACTGTGGTTGGCATGATGATGGAGTTCAGATCCAAGTCATGCAGAGATGAAAGGGTTCAGAGAGAAAGCAACTGTGGAGGCAAGGTGGCCCCAACAACCATGCAAGATCTGAGGTGTCACAGTGCCAATAATGCTTCTTCTGCCACCACTGCTAAGGAGATTAAGGTGAAGAAAGTGAAAAGGGTAGCTTCTAAACCATCAAAAAGTTGGAGCTTCAATGATCCTGAGTTgcagaggaagaagagagttgcaGGCTATAAAATATATGCAGCAGAGGGCAAAATGAAAGGCTCTCTCAGAAAGAGTTTCAGGTGGATCAAGCACACTTACACTCAAGCTCTCTATGGATGGTGGTGAATCATGTTTTATTCTCCCttcttcatgttttcttttctgtAATCAGAgttactttgtttttttttttttttctcagtaAATGTTTCAATCCTATTCGAACAAGATTGTGTTTCTGGTTCAGAAGTTTAACTCCCTTTTGTATGAAATTCCATTACTACTGCTGAATTTCCTAGTTATCAGATCACATTTTAAGATGAATATACTGGTTTTGAAGTAGATTTTGATTGGCttgtttgtattttaattatgattatgcgtgtcaagaacaaaataaatgaaagctCTATGACAGAATCACTCTGTTTCTGTTCTGTTTCTGTTCTGTTTCAAATAATGTTCTGTTTCTGTTCTTTTGTCATAGCTAAATTCAAACCAGAGAGaaagttttcttcttcattACCAATCTTGCAAACCTCAATGACTTTGTGTATACAGAGTTGGTTTGAAATAAAGCTCTAAACAATGTCACAAATCTCTTTCAATGGTTCATCAACTAACCATACAAAAAATCTTGAATAGTTGCCACACTGTGaccaattttacttaaaatgtAAAGGATTCCAACAAAATTGTACCTGTAAAAgtgattattcttttatcttttgacattttttccTAATTAGtggaagatgaaaacaaaatataatatggccaaaaaaataatgataaaacgaAAGATAATAAAGATATCAGGCCCATAATGTATCTATATTATTAGAGAGAGAATACAGGACATTTTTAATTGAttcttgaaatttgtaaaagcacattttaaaagTGAACTTCTTTTAAGGGagtgatttatttaatttgtaatgcattatgatgttaattttttaaatttaaaggtaaatgtatttttttattcaagttaGGGTTAATTgatctaaaattaattatcagtggtctattacaaataatttatgccccctttttctgttaatttaaaaaagaatcaCTATCGCAACACAGTTGCTGTTGGATTAGACCCAAAtcccatttaaattattgataGATTCTTTGTTGTATTGAATTgatgtttattaaaattatgttgaaAGTTGCTTGGAGAATGGAAGATgatatgaagatgaaaataaatttgaatcttTTGTTGAAGAGAATAAAGAaggaaaatagtttaaaattaatgaaatttattgtattgtttcttatatattttacttatcttttcttcttttttatctttttctctattttttatcaaacacGTTTAAtgtcatcttttattttatcaatttatttcttttttgtcaCTACTAAAGAGAGGATAAAACACTTGAATAATGACTGATTAGAAAACATATACACGAGACTTGAAatatatgttataaatttgaactatgcttaaaaatatgagttttaaaacatatacctacatttattaaaagtctgcattttaaaacattatttgttcatttaaatttaaagaatttaaattatcataaattatattttaaagatgatTAAAACTATATAGTGATGTAATGAATACAAAATAGATAAATGTAACCACTTATGTGTGTAAGAACTTAGCTTTAAAGTacctgttattttatttttattctacatataaaataattattgttattaagcatagataaatattattaaaaatcttGAAGTAAGTACAATAccttattctattttattttttaaaatttaaaaacctataaattaaatttttctttaatattttgcaTCATAGAGTTATGatattatactttatacatgttatttaattattatactaatttcaTTAATACTGATTTGACTTCAGTTCAACCCCGATAAAACTACAAAATCTCAAACCAATTTCTTGACCTATtgaataaataatgtaattatCTACTAACATAAATAGTTAATTTAACTTAAGAGTCGCAATTTCATGTATTAATCATTACAGAAAATTGTTTATGACATGCCATCATTGAGTCAAGTCCCATATAAATTAACaactcatcaattttaaattatttattatttattatttatggcaatgcatacaattttttaaatgttattatatcaattattactattataaaaaaaattattggctAAAATATCGATACGAAAAATGGGAAAATATATGTCTAAATTACTTAAGcattgaatatttgttttagaACAAATAGTATTAATACTTCCCTGATTTttagtgatatttttttaaacacagcaaattttaaaagtagtaGATGATATAAACAgaagtaaaaagtaaaattggttTAAGTAAAAACTTACGTGtttaatattctaaattttaaaaatgttaaatacattttatagtattggaataattaataaatataaattggaTAACTTAAATTTGTTCCTTAATAAACTTTTCTTGGCCAATAAACGGTCAAAGAAATAAGAgctatttgtttaaaaatgacAGAATTAATTATCGCCATTTCAATGAAAAAGACATGAACATAAAATGtgactaatttaattattcCTGTGAAGCACATCCAattattgaaaaacaatttcattaaaattggttCTACAAATCTCTATATACTAAAGATTAAGGgacctttaaatttattaagataggTGATCGATAATGGGTAGCTGATACCTGTTAATACTGTAACCTCTCGTCGTTGAAATTCAGGGTCTCAAGACCTCGAATAGTTGACTCAAAATTCTTCATGTTCGATGTATTTCTGGCAGAGGATATTTGGCTGTGCTCAAATGACATGATAGAACTTCTTTGAGCATCCATGGTGAGAGGATGAGAGGGCTCGCTCTCATTGCCCATAGTTGCATCACAACTTGGCCGGAACATATTAGAACTACACAACTGCACACAGCATACACAATTTAACATATCGGGAAAACCAACCGTGGCTTTTGGTCACCATTCCATAAATAGATATACTAACCGTAACATCTTTAGATCCATTTGATTCACTTGGAACTGTAGCTTCACCAGTGTGTCTATCAGCATTTACAACAGCTGGTGGCACCGCAGAACTTGGTCCAGCAGCAGAACCCTGAAAATGTTACTAGAAGtaagataatttaatatcaaaagCAAATATCAAACCTAATGCAACTGTACAGCAAACCATCACTTACAATAGCACGAGCAGCAGGTGAGGCAATTTGAGATTGCTGATAGTTCAAATTGGTCCAATCAAAGACATCATCAAATTGGAATCCTTTAACAAGAAGGGAACACCAACCAAACACAAAAATTACATGTTAAAACATTACCATCTAGTTATTAAAGACTACACCACATCCAAAAGTGAAATAATACTTGCAAAACTGAATAGTTCAAACCTTCACGAATGAAAAGGTCACTGAAAAGCCTTTTCAAATAAGCATAATCTGGTTTGTCATCGAATCGCAGTGACCGACAGTAATGGAAGTATGAAGCAAACTCGGACGGGTAGCCATGACACAAAGACTAACAAAGAAGCAAGCCACATTTTGTCATGATCAAGGGCCACATAGATAATATGTACTGACACACTATTTTATTCACAGTTTTTCTCACCTCAATAGAAGTACCAACTTTCTTCTCACTGATTTTCTCCAGTTTCGTAGTACCCGCTTTCAGTCCCTGCCACGGGAGACTGTAGAAATactaagtaaaaaaataaattaaaagtgataaaaaaaaacaataaacaaaggACCATGAACAACTACCGTCCTCTCAAAAAATACATAAGAACAAATCCAAGTGATTCCAAGTCGTCCCTACGGCTTTGctctaataaagaaaaaaagggtaACCCAAACTTCAGAATCAATTAACAGTAAATACAATGACAAGGGAGTTTAATAAAGAGATTCATTGAGTACGTACAAATTCCAAGATGAGCTTTCATACTAGCGTATCTAGCCGTTCCAATCAAATTCTTATTCTCTCTGCACAGATTACAAGCAAGTGACAATCAGAAAACCCTACAAAATTCAactactattttaaaataataacttggAAGTACTGCACAGACAtccatataaataataaataaaataaaacaaagaataaTACAAAATCACCATTGCGAATCTACCTAAAGATATTTTATGAGTGACAATAGCAATTCCATGCACTAATTATTGAAACATATGtccacaaataaaataaaaaaatagtaaatataacaTACAATTGGAAACGAAAGACTTTAAATCGGATTGATTGTCTGTGTTAACTCTATACTTTAACACTTGCACCcaataattttcatataaccCACAATGTAGGACCTCTCAGTTAACTTGTCCAGTTAACCGTAGAACTTTCAACAGCAGGTACATCAAAGTTTTCAAGCAATTCCATATCACACATCTACTTTGGTAGTTAACAGATTTATCAATATTATTCTACAACTCAAGGATCTAGTGAAAATAAACTAGCTTCATATCTTGCCACAATTAGAATACTTCACAGCTGCATAAGTAACAAACCAGAGGTACCACCTACTTCCCCCACCACTGTTTTATTAGGAAACCCTCTCTCTAAAAAGTCGGTGTCCTTAAATAACGATACAACAGTTTTCAGATACACTATCCtagttcttaaaaaataaattagttttagctTTGCTACAAgctggtggagctccaaaggtgcatgaagagctccatgtgtagcggaaatggatgaaggaatggaggcaagttggaaggcacttgcaagcaatggaaggtgaaagaggtgataggatttcctaatctatgctggcctaaggaaggtggctagagatagagagaggaaatctctagaaagtggtgactctcaaaggcaatagagggaggagtgctctcaactcaagttgcatctattgcataaaatttcaagagtgtctacaaatgagtgaaattttggcttttatatgaagccatttacaaatgagaaaggagagcctttggatggagtgggccttgatcttggcccttagatcaagcttggagaaggaggcttgatcttggccattggatgatgccttggaaaaggaggaagcattcctaacccttggatgttttggatccatgaggtgtaggaagaagtgttagATTTCCATATAGTCCACCTTGactcttttgatagctcatggccaaatctcctattgggcttagtcaagctcaattttatcaattaaactactcattgtttgacttattattctagaaagcaaagcctaaattgctattctattgctctttgagacacctcttcaaatcttcacatcttctttgacccatgtgaagagtatgagaagcccatgtgggtttgggccatcttgaatgaagtctaattggatctttttgagcatgctccttgttattggaCCTTTTGATGgacttgggcttgaaggtgcatgtggaccatgtattgggccttaagcatgatttgggcctaggcgttgacccaagctataagccttgttgggatcacatcacaagcacacaaaataaaaaaaaagtgaaaatgaaacaaaataccTGTAAGGAATATGTCGGTAGTTGTCTCTATATTTCTTAGCAAGGCCAAAGTCAATGATATAAACCTATAAAAGAGGTAAATTTTAGAAGGATGCATCCAAGTTTAAGAGATGACATAAagggacaaaaataaaatgattggAAAAGCAGGCATCAAACCAGTACCTGATTTGCACGCCTCCCCAAACCCATTAGGAAGTTGCCTGGCTTGAGGTCCCTATGTAAAAATGATCTGGAATGAACAAGTTCAACTCGATTTATCTGCAAACAGTTCGAGATTGCCCCACTTAAAACAAAATGTAAACGTAAATTAGAAGAGTATCTACACAATGCAAGACATCCCACCATCTGATCAGCAAGCATGAGAACAGTTTTGAGGGACAATTTCCGGTTACAGAAATTGAATAAATCCTCGAGACTAGGGCCCAGTAATTCCATCACAAGGACATTGTAGTCTCCTTCGATGCCAAACCATCTCACCTTTGGGATCCCAGCTGTCAAATAAAGATAGTGAACCAAAAACATTTAAGCTGAGTAATACAGATTCTACAAGTAGGAATAGAGATAGGAAGGATAGAAATTCAGTAAGAAAGGACATTACTTCTTCCTTGcactattttataaaactttaacTCATGCAGAGTTTGAGGATGCTTGGCTTTGGCACTTTCCTGAATTAAAAGgcaaaaagaaatggaaaagaaaCATTTCATAAAACATATCTCTAATCCTCAACAGTCAACGCAGTTCTTCAAAAAAGTCAACTATCATCAATACCACCAATGACAGAGGATAAGCTGCATTAAATATATGGCCAGACGTCCCATGGAGTTGGGAAACTAAGGCACAAGAGACAAATTCCTCAAGAAACAGACTTACGGCACACCTTTTGGCACCTCTGGCCACGCTACTTCatccataaaaattaaatcaattaaaacatCGTCCAACAGCACACTGTTTCTCACACATTACACTACACGACACTTCATAGCATATATACAACCGTTTACAATTTCCCAACAAAAGATTATAAACAACCAACCACACCTAAAAGAACTAGAGCGACGTTTACCGATTCATGCAAACTGTGTTTCGGATTAGCAAACATTAAAAGTAGAAGTCAACAGTTTGTGAATTAGAGTAAGTCATAGTAGTAGTACTCACGAGCTTAACTGCAACCTCTTCATCTGTCTGTATATTAACACCtgaaagaaaaatcaatgaATGAATAATTGAAAGTAAATAACCATACATTAAAAGCGTGGAAGAAAGAGAACAAACCGAGATAGATCTCGCCAGAGGCTCCGCTACCAAGCTTGTGGCCAAGACGGAACTTGTTTCCAACCAAACGTTCCATTGCATGAAAGCGAAACCCTTGGGTGGTAAATTAAACCCTAGAAATTGATAACTGAGAAAGGACGTAGCAGAGAAACTGAAGGCAGAAGAGGACATAAATGCGAAATCAGGAAAAGGTGAGGGTAAAAATGGAAATAAGACTTTCTCTCTCTACTCTTAGCGCTTTTCATTCAAACAAATTTTCTGAGTTCTAAGACCAATTCACTGCTGCTAATGTGgtcttttccttttctaaaaaaatatttatttccattcatatatataataattttatatttaaattaagtataCGATAAAAGATAGACGAAAGTAGGGGTGGCAATACGGGCCGGCCCGGCCCTGCATAAGGCCCGCACAACGCGGGCTGATCCGCCCCGCCCCGCATACTTTATGTGGGCTGAAAATACTGGCCCGCTCCGCATACTCCTTGGCCCGCAGGCTAGCAGGTCGGTCcgcttttttaaaaaaaaaatattttttttatttaattttttattttgtatgataaaactttaaatatttaaaaattgagaaactttaagaagttcacaaaattaaataaagactttggggaattagatgataaattgataattcaacattttcatcatattcatactatgacatacacaatgtattctttaaattttagcacattaaaaattacataatacacttgtcttttccagttgtacaagaatttgaaatgttaatgcaagagtccataaaagaagtaatcaatatacacaagtgcaaatttttttttcttttaattttatgcgggcttgcgggccgGGCCCGCAGGCCAGACCCTAATTGTCATCCCTACGAAATAActtctaaaatgaaaaaaaaaaggaacaaaataatttcaagTAAATTAGTAGATataacaaaaggaaaaataaaagcaattagagtaaaattaataaataaaaagtactaaaattgatttatattctaaacaaacttattttcattaaacCAATAAGATTATATGAAATGCTTGAGTATGTTTTTATCATTATGTTGGTGATGAGAAAATTTTGCTAGCTTTGTTAATAACttgatttatttcaattttgattaattaattcaatGGAAAATTTTATCACAATCAATTCTTTTaggtataattattaatttagtctcctaattgttaggtttattataatttgattccTTTATtattggtttgttcaatttagttttccaattatttaaaaatgttcaatttgattttcttcattaagTTAGAATTAACACCGTGTTCGTAAAGTACACGTAggtgaaattttcaattttttttaatttataaactgccacgtgtcaggttaCCATCGTGTCACGTGGCAGTTTATAGTCGTGACATGCAGTGgtaataattgttttcaatttagtcatctatttaaatatttggttgaatttagtatccctattttttaaaacgatccaattttatcctttataatttgagacaaaattagtaaataagcttaattataatttatatatacatgttaaaatatatttttttaatttatacatcaaatcactacacctaaatattttattttttacaagtgtacaACATTTTAAGTATAAGAAATTAcaagtaaaaatgtaaaaaaataaaataatttgaatatttaggtagagttatttgatatatatatattcaaaacaattattgtaacatatatatatataagttgtaattaaggtTATCTAATAATTTAGTATCAGattggagaggacaaaattgaattattttaaaaaatagggttactaaattgaaccaaaaatttaaatagatgactagattaaaaataacaattatcaCTACCACGTGTCAATATCATAAATTGTCATGTGGCACGACGGTAACCTACACATGactgtttataaattttttagaaaaaataattaaaaaattaaaactaaaaaaaaatatggtttGACACGTGTCCACAAGACACCtattaactccaacttaacagaGATGACCACATTGAATATTTTTACATGATTGGAAGACTAAACTGAATAAACCAATAATTAaagaatcaaattgaataaaatcaaaaatttaAGGAactaaatcagtaattataccttcTTTTTACTGTAAAAATAACTTGTCAAACACACTCACGAACCCTCCATCTTCAAACACCATATTCAGCTTAATTAAGAaggtatatttaaaaaataatattcttttcaTGATTTGCATTCTTTTTCTACACaggaaaattaagaaaaaaaatttatacacaaCACTAAAATCTAAATATTTCTTGAAAAGAAGGTTAGGTTACCACTTAGATCGAGATtgtatgttgatattttaacaagttagtttacggttattggtaattaaaagtttttgtattattgtttaattataaattatacatttatgtaataattattttaaaatatttaattagctaataatataaatttgcaatcacagtaaacaaaaataaacccATACCCTCATGGGAGGGGGATAGgaaaattgatttcataacaACGAAGCAAAAGGAGGAGATATTTTTATCTCATATTTTGTATTAAGTGAAAGATATCGATAGCCGTAGTTGTCAAGTACAGATAGATAAGTGCTGCCGTATCCAAAATAGTTCTGACAGGTGACAGatacaaaagagaaaaagttcTAAGACAATTTGTATTGAGCTGATTATAACCATTTTTGTCGTTTCCTTACCCTCTTGTTTCTCTCATCTTTCCATTTCCATCCCTTGCTGTGACTTTCTTATTTCAGATTTACGATCCTTCTCAACTTCTACTTCTATACAAGTGCTTTAATGGAGTTTAAAAGATGTGTTTAAGAAACTCACTCATCAGTCAGCAAGAATTTTTACTagcaaaaattaattttgaactaCTGAATAGAATTGAAATatcagtaaaatttatttttgatcaAATTAGTTGAGTCACTGAATGTGATTAAGATGTGTGAATAAAATTAATCTGAACCACATATTTGCATTGAAACATAAGtcctttttcattaaaaaaaaatgcaataatatatttttttaacttcgAAACCAGGTATACCGTAAAACTGTTTAGCACAACTTGGCAACatcatttgaattatatataaccATCTGCTACGCAAGAAATACACTTTGATCATTCAGAACTTACTAGCTTGGTGAGCTCTTCTACTTAAATATGTTACATACAACagctcacttttttttttcttaatgcaAGGGGCTTTAATTCACCCATACACATAAGCACGAAAAGAATTTAAATGAGACTAgagctaaaaaaattaaaaaatgcaacTCCTAAAAGGTGTGAAAACTAATAAACTGTGTTTGTAATTGTCATAATGGAGACAAAGAGCCCACTGAAGAGCCCACTGAAGACTGCTGCTGCTTCTTCTGCAATTTACTTCTAAAATACCTAATCTTTGCTTCCACTCTTGCCGTGAATCCAATCTTCGTTTCTTGCCTTGCTTTAGACCGCTCCCTCGTCCACATGTGTTGATCTTCAATGTCCTTCTTGTAGTACTTGATTTCTTGGATAATGTGATGATCCATGGGATGAGAACATCTTTGCAAGGATATGTGGGCGAGATAAGGAAGAACGCATGTGATTGTTACTAATAGGGTTGTTGTCCAATAAATAGGAGCAGGAGCAAGAACCTCCACCAATATTTTGTAGGCAGATTTGCAATATTTTGGTGGAAGCATGCCATATAACAAGAGAAAGAGGTACCAAGTGGTTATGCTGCCCCAGACAAAGAGGTGTTGGATCCATGTGAAATGGCTCATTGTCAGTGCAATCTGGCAATTCACAGTCCAGATGATGCAAGTGAACATTGTGGTACCAACAGCAGCCATGTCTGCGACCTGGCCATTGGCACGGAATGCTTGGTCATAGAAGATGATAATGACAAGGAAGAAGATGACGAGGGAGGAATAAAGACCATTCCCCATCCATCCCAAGATTCTATACCAGTCAAAGAACAAGTTTTTGGGTCCTTGCTGATACAGTGCAGGAAACTGCAATGAGCGATGGCACATCATAGGTTAGATTCATCCAAACACGGACAAAAGTACAGACTACATTGAAGGCGTTTCAACGGAACAAACCTGTAAGCAAACTTCTGATGGAACATCTTGTTCAAAAACTCCAAGAGAAATGACAGGCAATGATGTAAGAACAACATTGAACAATATCATGTACCAGTCATCATAAACCGATTGTCCAGAGAAGCCCGTAAAGGCCTCAAAATAGAAAATGGTGAGGCCAAATGCTATATTTTTGTAGAAGAAATAGCATATCTGGTAAAAATAACGAATCACTTTAGAAGGGAAATATACGAGTCAGTTCAAAACAGAAACAACATGTTAAAGATTCAATTTATCTCTATCATGCACAGGATAACAGTG
This region of Vigna unguiculata cultivar IT97K-499-35 chromosome 5, ASM411807v1, whole genome shotgun sequence genomic DNA includes:
- the LOC114184088 gene encoding uncharacterized protein LOC114184088, with amino-acid sequence MMMEFRSKSCRDERVQRESNCGGKVAPTTMQDLRCHSANNASSATTAKEIKVKKVKRVASKPSKSWSFNDPELQRKKRVAGYKIYAAEGKMKGSLRKSFRWIKHTYTQALYGWW